One Jannaschia sp. GRR-S6-38 genomic window carries:
- a CDS encoding serine hydrolase domain-containing protein — translation MRRRAALGCLGAALACPAILRAQTLPELRDSAAALDQLHSLIVWRGGTEVLAERFGGPGLDRVANVKSVSKTLLSLLVGIAAQRELLSVEDRVLPLLGRGPAGDARDAITVADLLSLRGGLASTSGPNYGAWVSSPNWVEYVLNQPLESEPGGRFIYSTGATHLLGAALSRAAEADLLTLARRWLGAPLGIDFAPWVADPQGNYLGGNDMALSPRDLGRVARMCLNRGEWQGRQVIDPAWFDRAWQPRARSPWSGDGYGYGWFLTRLGGTPVHYARGYGGQVMAVMPRIDTALVITSDPTRPARSGGYFGDLRDLMGRVAAA, via the coding sequence ATGAGACGCCGCGCCGCGCTGGGATGCCTCGGCGCGGCGCTGGCCTGCCCCGCGATCCTGCGGGCGCAGACCCTGCCGGAGCTGCGCGACAGCGCGGCGGCCCTCGACCAGCTTCACAGCCTGATCGTCTGGCGCGGCGGCACCGAGGTGCTGGCCGAACGCTTCGGCGGCCCCGGGCTGGACCGCGTGGCCAATGTGAAATCCGTCTCCAAGACGCTTCTGTCGCTCCTCGTCGGGATCGCCGCCCAGCGCGAACTGCTGTCGGTCGAGGACCGCGTGCTCCCGCTCCTCGGTCGCGGGCCGGCCGGCGATGCGCGCGACGCCATCACCGTGGCCGACCTCCTGTCGCTCCGCGGCGGGCTGGCGAGCACCTCGGGCCCGAATTACGGTGCCTGGGTCTCCAGCCCGAACTGGGTGGAATACGTCCTGAACCAGCCGCTCGAATCCGAGCCGGGCGGGCGCTTCATCTACTCGACCGGCGCGACCCACCTGCTGGGCGCCGCGCTGTCGCGCGCGGCCGAGGCCGACCTTCTGACGCTGGCGCGCCGCTGGCTGGGCGCCCCGCTCGGGATCGACTTCGCGCCCTGGGTCGCCGATCCGCAGGGCAACTATCTCGGCGGGAACGACATGGCGCTCAGCCCGCGCGACCTGGGCCGGGTCGCGCGCATGTGCCTAAACCGGGGCGAATGGCAGGGCCGGCAGGTGATCGACCCCGCCTGGTTCGACCGCGCCTGGCAGCCCCGCGCCCGCTCGCCCTGGTCGGGCGATGGCTATGGCTACGGCTGGTTCCTGACGCGGCTCGGGGGCACGCCCGTCCACTACGCGCGCGGCTATGGCGGGCAGGTGATGGCGGTGATGCCGCGCATCGACACGGCCCTCGTGATCACATCCGACCCGACCCGGCCGGCCCGCTCCGGCGGCTATTTCGGCGACTTGCGCGACCTGATGGGCCGGGTCGCCGCGGCCTGA